The following proteins come from a genomic window of Cryomorphaceae bacterium:
- a CDS encoding TrmH family RNA methyltransferase encodes MNTKLSLEQLHRPNPEAFSKMEKLPLVVILENIRSRSNIGSVFRSADAFLVKEIFLCGYTACPPHRDIQKTALGATETVLWRHEEDTHHVIATLRRDGYQIWGVEQSSHSIELRGFNPLPNKPIALIFGNEVDGVQQSTIDLCDGCIEISQSGTKHSLNVAVCGGIVLYEIYRQWTRNP; translated from the coding sequence ATGAACACCAAGCTCAGTTTGGAACAACTCCACCGACCCAACCCAGAGGCTTTCAGCAAAATGGAAAAGCTCCCTTTGGTGGTCATTCTTGAGAATATTCGCAGCCGCAGCAACATAGGATCCGTATTCAGGAGTGCTGACGCATTTTTGGTCAAAGAAATTTTTCTTTGCGGATACACTGCCTGCCCACCTCACAGAGATATCCAGAAAACAGCACTCGGTGCAACCGAAACAGTGCTTTGGAGGCATGAAGAAGACACCCACCACGTCATTGCCACGTTACGCCGGGATGGTTACCAGATATGGGGAGTAGAGCAAAGTTCGCACAGTATTGAGCTCCGCGGTTTCAATCCGCTCCCAAACAAACCGATCGCACTGATTTTCGGAAATGAGGTAGACGGTGTTCAGCAAAGTACGATTGACCTTTGTGACGGATGCATCGAAATCAGCCAGTCGGGAACCAAACATTCTCTGAATGTTGCAGTATGTGGTGGAATCGTTCTCTACGAAATCTACCGCCAGTGGACACGCAACCCTTGA